A genomic segment from Ignavibacteriales bacterium encodes:
- a CDS encoding mechanosensitive ion channel family protein, which yields MRNLKTITILLVCSFLLFSKNIQPQTDSLNKTLLKDTVSQTTLNVQVTKTEKTKADNKINLTPPSIEDIISVGKVFWAIVFFIVGAFIIKFIAKILDLFAEKSTNYRITIKGFIPVIRIFGWAFVFYIIINGIFSPPAETLIAILASLGIALGFASQDIFKNIFGGIMIIFDRPFQVGDKIEIEDYYGEVIKIGLRSTRIVTPDDSMVTIPNGDLMSKPVSNSNSGEPNCQVVAELYLPINIDTEKVRQIALEAAQVSRYVYLNKPIVILFFNEVKEDRSYLKMRLKAYVMDIRSEFNFKSDMTEIVMRELIKKGIIKPEDMN from the coding sequence ATGCGAAACTTAAAAACAATAACGATTTTACTTGTTTGTTCTTTTTTACTTTTTAGTAAAAACATTCAGCCGCAAACTGATTCACTAAATAAAACTCTTCTAAAAGATACTGTATCTCAAACAACTTTGAATGTGCAGGTCACAAAGACAGAAAAAACAAAAGCAGATAACAAAATCAATTTAACACCGCCTTCTATTGAGGATATCATTTCAGTTGGAAAAGTTTTCTGGGCAATTGTGTTCTTTATTGTTGGTGCATTTATAATAAAATTTATAGCCAAGATTCTTGACTTGTTTGCTGAAAAAAGTACTAATTACCGAATTACAATCAAGGGTTTTATACCGGTTATCCGAATCTTTGGCTGGGCTTTTGTTTTTTATATAATTATTAACGGCATTTTTAGCCCGCCTGCGGAAACATTAATTGCTATTCTCGCTTCACTTGGAATTGCACTTGGTTTTGCTTCTCAGGATATATTCAAGAATATTTTCGGCGGAATAATGATAATATTTGATCGTCCTTTTCAGGTTGGAGATAAGATCGAAATTGAAGACTATTACGGCGAGGTTATAAAAATTGGTTTGCGCTCAACTCGTATCGTAACACCGGACGATTCTATGGTTACCATACCAAACGGTGACTTAATGAGTAAACCAGTGTCAAATTCAAATTCAGGAGAACCAAACTGTCAGGTTGTGGCTGAACTTTATCTGCCTATAAATATCGATACTGAAAAAGTAAGACAAATTGCTTTAGAAGCTGCACAGGTTTCGAGATATGTTTATTTAAATAAACCAATTGTTATACTTTTTTTTAATGAAGTTAAAGAGGACCGATCTTACTTGAAAATGAGGCTAAAAGCTTATGTGATGGATATTCGTTCTGAGTTTAACTTTAAAAGCGATATGACAGAGATTGTTATGCGTGAATTAATAAAAAAGGGAATAATAAAACCGGAAGATATGAATTAG
- a CDS encoding amino acid permease: MKKFDTEVHLSREMGLMDATLIGVGAMIGAGIFVLTGIAAGVAGPGLIIVFSLNGLVALLTAFSYAELGSCYHDAGGGYLWVKEGLPKWNGFISGWMSWFAHAVACSLYALGFGAYFDLVLREFNIIMPQWGFLSPQKILAAITAILFAYINFRGASETGKIGNIITIAKIIILFIFIGFGLNLVFHRPDWQDAFTPFLPNGWGGVFKAMGLTFIAFQGFEVISQCSEEIKNPKKNIPKAVFLSLLIVVPIYLLISVTALGAVKPEGGITPWDYLASHKETALVEVAKTFFVGGGIMLLVGGIISTMSALNATIYSSSRVAYAMGKDRNFPTFFGKVHKKNFTPHLSIVFSLFIVVIMAISLPIEDVASAADLMFLLLFLQVNITLIRLRKKRPDLDRGFVTPLFPYLSIVGILLLLFLAIYMFNYSPTAWIVTIVWVSVGLITYKFYAADREIEHVRKVKSLERLERKEYRVLVPLANKKTVASLAHVANAIAKKSNAEILFLHIDEVKEGNPLVTQLSDSGRAKPLFNTANEIAEEAGIPARSILNVSHRISQGIVNTAEEEECNFIVVGRQKNPDFLERFFSSVIDSVIHKFPGEVAVLHGKFEKENIKTILIPFTIDIHAMLATEIAPALINYFNCKLKILLVYDPETSKQEREERELKVKELIKQNSLDAEIIIIKDADIVKAIVEQSSKVDLMLMGGKTGDFLELLLGRSLAQEITEQSSCPVLWVKEYEEREPLWKLLLKSPKQIGVDNG, translated from the coding sequence ATGAAAAAATTTGATACCGAGGTTCATCTTAGCCGAGAGATGGGCTTAATGGATGCTACACTTATTGGTGTTGGTGCGATGATCGGTGCAGGAATATTTGTTCTAACCGGTATTGCTGCCGGAGTAGCGGGTCCCGGATTAATAATTGTATTCTCTCTTAATGGTCTTGTTGCTCTCCTTACTGCATTCTCTTATGCTGAGCTTGGATCCTGTTATCATGATGCGGGTGGCGGCTATCTTTGGGTTAAAGAAGGTCTGCCAAAATGGAATGGGTTTATATCCGGCTGGATGAGCTGGTTTGCGCATGCTGTTGCATGCAGTCTTTATGCATTAGGGTTCGGGGCATATTTTGATTTGGTCTTACGTGAGTTCAATATCATCATGCCGCAATGGGGATTTTTATCACCGCAAAAAATTCTTGCTGCTATTACTGCAATCTTATTTGCATATATTAATTTTCGTGGCGCATCTGAAACAGGTAAAATTGGGAACATAATCACAATTGCCAAAATTATTATACTCTTTATATTCATAGGCTTTGGTTTAAATTTAGTTTTCCATCGACCTGATTGGCAGGATGCTTTTACACCCTTTCTTCCCAATGGCTGGGGAGGAGTTTTTAAAGCGATGGGATTAACATTTATTGCCTTCCAGGGATTTGAAGTTATATCTCAATGTTCTGAAGAAATAAAAAACCCTAAGAAGAACATTCCTAAAGCCGTATTCCTTTCACTTTTAATCGTAGTGCCAATTTATCTTCTAATTTCTGTTACTGCTTTGGGAGCGGTAAAACCAGAAGGTGGTATAACGCCCTGGGATTATTTGGCTTCACACAAAGAAACAGCGCTTGTTGAAGTTGCAAAGACATTTTTTGTCGGTGGTGGAATTATGCTTCTTGTCGGTGGTATCATTTCTACGATGTCTGCCCTAAATGCAACAATTTATTCTTCTTCGCGTGTTGCATATGCTATGGGTAAAGATAGAAACTTTCCTACATTTTTTGGAAAAGTTCATAAGAAGAATTTTACTCCTCATCTTTCAATTGTTTTTTCTTTATTCATTGTAGTTATAATGGCAATTTCTTTGCCGATTGAAGATGTTGCAAGTGCTGCTGATCTTATGTTCCTTTTATTATTCCTTCAGGTTAACATTACTCTAATTCGATTAAGGAAGAAAAGACCGGATTTAGATCGCGGATTTGTTACGCCGTTATTTCCTTACTTATCTATTGTAGGAATTCTATTGTTATTATTTCTTGCCATATATATGTTTAATTACAGCCCTACGGCTTGGATAGTTACAATAGTTTGGGTTAGTGTAGGATTAATTACTTATAAATTTTATGCTGCGGATAGAGAAATCGAGCATGTAAGAAAAGTTAAATCTTTAGAAAGACTTGAACGAAAAGAATATAGAGTCCTGGTTCCCCTTGCAAATAAAAAAACAGTTGCAAGCTTGGCTCATGTTGCAAATGCAATTGCAAAAAAATCAAACGCTGAAATACTTTTCTTGCATATTGACGAAGTTAAGGAGGGAAATCCTTTAGTAACTCAATTAAGTGATAGTGGTAGAGCAAAACCACTTTTTAATACTGCCAATGAAATAGCTGAGGAAGCGGGTATTCCAGCCAGGTCGATTTTAAATGTATCTCACAGAATTTCGCAGGGAATAGTAAATACAGCAGAAGAAGAAGAATGTAATTTTATTGTGGTTGGACGACAAAAAAATCCTGATTTTCTTGAAAGATTCTTCTCATCAGTGATAGATAGTGTTATTCATAAGTTTCCCGGAGAGGTTGCCGTTCTTCATGGTAAATTTGAAAAGGAAAACATAAAAACTATTTTAATACCTTTTACGATTGATATCCATGCAATGTTGGCAACCGAAATCGCACCAGCGTTAATCAATTACTTTAATTGTAAACTTAAAATCCTGCTTGTCTACGATCCGGAAACATCAAAGCAGGAAAGAGAAGAAAGAGAATTAAAAGTAAAAGAACTAATTAAGCAAAATTCACTCGATGCAGAAATTATTATTATTAAAGATGCTGATATCGTTAAAGCAATTGTAGAGCAATCAAGTAAAGTTGACCTTATGTTAATGGGAGGCAAGACCGGAGATTTTCTAGAATTATTACTCGGACGATCCCTTGCCCAGGAAATAACAGAACAATCTTCTTGCCCGGTTCTTTGGGTAAAAGAATACGAGGAGAGAGAACCTCTATGGAAGCTTTTATTAAAATCACCTAAGCAAATAGGAGTTGATAATGGATAA
- a CDS encoding mechanosensitive ion channel family protein has translation MQEFLENNLGLSPDLQYKIMLSIIIIIVILIIQRLLKKLLIHRIVDLKVRYQWQKISLYLAVFLIIIFLSNIWLELFGSMGTFLGLLSAGIAIALKDPLVNMVAWGFILIRQPFKVGDRIQIGKVSGDVIDIRLFQFSIIEIGNWVDAEQSTGRIIHIPNGVVFTEPQANYTAEFQYIWNEIPVLITFESDWKKAKQILTDIINHHGIMLSNEAERQLIEAAKKFLIFYSKLTPIVYTSVKESGIMLTMRYMCSPRERRTTEEKIWEDVLKDFAKHKDIDFAYPTQRFYNNSTEGKKDIQADK, from the coding sequence ATGCAAGAATTCTTAGAAAATAATTTAGGTCTTTCTCCGGATCTTCAATACAAGATCATGTTATCAATTATCATCATTATTGTAATCTTGATAATTCAACGACTTCTTAAAAAGTTACTTATTCATCGGATTGTGGATTTAAAAGTACGCTACCAATGGCAGAAGATATCATTATATCTGGCAGTTTTTCTTATAATCATTTTTCTATCTAATATTTGGCTGGAACTTTTCGGTTCGATGGGAACTTTTTTGGGTCTGCTATCAGCAGGAATTGCAATAGCATTAAAAGATCCTTTAGTAAATATGGTTGCATGGGGATTCATCTTAATCCGGCAGCCATTTAAAGTGGGAGACAGAATACAAATCGGAAAGGTATCTGGAGATGTAATTGATATCAGACTTTTCCAGTTCTCAATAATTGAAATCGGTAACTGGGTTGACGCAGAACAAAGCACCGGCAGGATAATTCATATTCCAAATGGTGTAGTTTTTACTGAGCCTCAGGCAAACTACACAGCTGAATTTCAATACATTTGGAACGAAATTCCCGTGCTTATCACTTTTGAAAGTGACTGGAAAAAAGCGAAACAGATTCTAACAGATATTATTAATCATCATGGGATTATGCTGAGCAATGAGGCTGAAAGACAATTAATTGAAGCAGCAAAAAAATTTTTAATATTTTACAGTAAACTTACACCTATCGTTTACACTTCAGTAAAGGAAAGCGGTATAATGCTAACAATGCGATATATGTGCAGTCCACGTGAAAGAAGAACGACTGAAGAGAAAATATGGGAAGATGTTTTAAAAGATTTTGCAAAGCATAAGGATATTGATTTCGCTTATCCAACACAAAGGTTTTATAATAATTCTACTGAAGGTAAAAAAGATATACAAGCAGATAAATAA